From one Candidatus Zixiibacteriota bacterium genomic stretch:
- a CDS encoding class II aldolase/adducin family protein, with translation MNSPLTDVDQLLGAGRRLDARGFIAGNDGNLSIRRADGTILITASGLPKGLLTPDDIVLVDPEGNRLSGAGRASSESAMHLFVYRMRPECRACVHSHPPYATAAAVAGRALPEDVLPEVTVFVGPIALTEYAPPGTEAVPGSLAPFIANHDAFLLRNHGLLTIGRTMDEALSRHETVEQFARIYHLAMQAGSVGRIPDSDLARLRAMRRQLTESLPPR, from the coding sequence ATGAATTCTCCGCTTACGGATGTGGATCAACTACTGGGAGCCGGGCGGCGACTCGATGCCAGGGGCTTCATCGCAGGCAACGATGGAAATCTGTCTATTCGGCGCGCCGACGGGACTATCCTGATCACCGCTTCTGGGCTGCCGAAAGGCCTGCTCACCCCGGACGATATCGTGCTGGTCGATCCCGAGGGCAACCGGCTGTCGGGTGCGGGGCGGGCGTCATCAGAGTCGGCAATGCACCTGTTCGTCTACCGGATGCGGCCCGAATGCCGGGCTTGCGTTCATTCTCATCCGCCGTACGCAACTGCAGCGGCTGTCGCGGGACGGGCGTTGCCGGAAGACGTTCTGCCGGAGGTGACGGTTTTTGTCGGCCCGATTGCCCTTACGGAGTATGCTCCTCCGGGTACCGAAGCCGTCCCCGGGTCCCTCGCGCCGTTTATTGCCAACCACGATGCGTTTCTTTTGCGGAATCATGGCCTGTTGACGATCGGGCGCACGATGGACGAAGCGCTGAGCCGACACGAAACCGTTGAACAATTCGCGCGCATCTACCACCTTGCAATGCAGGCCGGATCTGTCGGGCGAATCCCGGACAGCGACTTGGCGCGCCTGAGAGCGATGCGGCGGCAGCTCACCGAATCGTTACCGCCCCGATGA